GGTTTCAAATGTTTTGAACGTGAAAAATTACTATCCGTTATTCAGTCCATGCGAATAGACGGTTTCAGCTTCGATGTGGAGTTATTGTATATCGCTATGAAAAAAGGGTTCTCGGTGAAAGAGGTTGCGGTGGAGTGGCGCCATATGGAAGCTTCCAGAGTGCGGATCTGGATCGATCCGGCGCGGATGATTCTGGATCTGTTTAAAATTCGTTGCAACGACTTGCTGGGCCGATACGGCTCGCGGCAACGGCGGGAGACCTCTACGTTATGATGGCTTTGTTGAACGACCGTAAGTTTCAGCTTATTTTTCTCGTTTATTCGATGATCCTGTTGTTCTGGGGGCGCCAGCTGGATGGGGGGCTGACCAATTTCGACGACGCGTTTTACGCGCAAAAAGCCACGGAAATTTTTAGCTCAAAAAGTCTGTGGCTGGTGACCTATCATGGCAACCCTTCTTTTGAAAACCCTCCTCTGATTTTCTGGATGATGGCGCTGGGCTATAAGATGTTTGGCGTGTCGACCTACGCGGCTATATTTTTTCCAGCATTGTTGGGATTGGGAACGGTTTTAACGACTTATGCGTTCGCGCGCAACTTATATGGCGACTGGGTGGCGTTTTTCTCGGCAATCGTTCTTATTTTCCCGGGGATGTTTCTTGATGGCGCGCGCCGGGCTATGTTGGACGTCCCGCTTGCTTTTTTTGTCACGGCGGCCTTGTTCGCCTTCTGGAAGGCGCGTTCGAATCCAAAGTATTTTTTATTGTATGGCTTGTTCACCGCCTTCGGCGTGTGGACCAAAAGTGTACTTGGGTTTTTCCCCCTGGTCATCGGTTTTGTTTATTTGTTATGTGGTGGAGGCTGGCGCGGACTACTCAATAAAGGTTTTTGGGCGGGCGCAGTGGTCGGCGTTTCTGCCGGATCGATCTGGTATATCGTCAATTGGTTGGAGTATGGCGACTATTTTTATCAGAGCCATTTTGGTCGTCCGCATATGACCTTGTTTGGAGCCAGTTTTGGAACCGGAGGCGATATTCTATTTTTTCTTGGATACATCAGGGATTTCTGGAAAACCCATTGGCCCTGGTTTCCTTTAGCGGTGGCGGGACTTTATGTATTTGGACGGAAGGCGTGGAAGGAAAAGGATGAAAAGGCTCTGCTGTTGTTTTTATGGCCGGTCGTTGTGTTCGCGATCATGAGCTTGAGCGCGAATCAGACCTTGCGTTATCTATTCATGATTTTTCCGCCTCTTGCGATTGTGACGGCTAAGTTTATTGGAGACTGGGCGACTCCTGTGTGGCGGGATCGTCTGGTTTGCATCGGGATGGGTTCTGTGATGGCGGGAGCTATTGTCATCAATTCGACTCCCGCAGAAATCAAGGTGACCTTGAAACCCAGTAGCGTTGAGGTACGGCTTTTATCCCGAATCATCAATCTGAACGTTGACCCGGGCGGTATGCTGTATTCCTACAAATTATCGAAGTGGAATCCCCGTCATGCGGTTGTGTTTTATACGGATCGTTATTTTGAATACCCTATCAGCGATCCTGAAGAATTATTTGAGACCATTAAAAAGAATCCCCGGTCGACCTGGTTGACGGCGACCTTTCGCTGGAAAGAACTGGATGCGGCCTATCCGGGGAAGTTTTATTTGATTCAGGCGGAGAAAACATACGCTTATTTCACGTCGATGGAAAATCGTAAGAACGTGATTTATGATTTTTCTGCCAGGGAAGTCACCGCGGTGCGTTGACCACATCTCAGCTATTTGAGGCCGAGCAGGAAATAGGTTTCAAGCAAATTGTCTTTCTGGGAAAGAATTCCCTCTTGCCAGATGGCTTTGATCAAAGGCCCCTTTTTTCCTCCTTTTTTCCAGCCGGTATCTCGCGCGATGATTTTCAAGGGGAGCGATTGGAAATGCGTGTTCCAGTCTTCTTCCCGAAGGACAACGAAGCCAGGTTGTGGGGATGCGGCGACGTTTACAATTTCTTGAACGTCTTCAACGTTGATTGCCATCTGCCCGGTCATGATTCCGAGACGAGCGCGGTGGCTCCCCAGTTGATAAGCGGTGATTTTTTCATCGCCATTTCCCTGTGCGCGGATGATCTCTGAAAAATGTTTCATGGGATAACGGTCGAGGAAGGGGTGCGCGGCGCCGTTGAGCAGGCCCAGGAAAATGATTTGCAGGAAGGCGAGCGAAAGAACCAGCCGAAAACGTTCTCCTTTACGGTGCATGCGCCACAGGACGAGCGAGCCAAGTCCGAGGCAGAGCGGCATGAATATCACGGATAGAGGGACTTCAAAAAGAGGCTGGATCGTCCAAAGCGCGACGCCGCCGGCAAACGCCAGGATCATGTAAATCCCGAGCGTCGCAACGAAGGGGTATTTGAAGTAAGCGTTGGATATTTGTTTGCTGTCGGCAAGTTGGCAGAGAAAATAGCCGGTGATCATCGCCAGCGCAGGAGACAGAGGCAGGAGATAGCGGCTGTGTTCAATGCGAAACAGAGTGAAGATCAGCGTCGGCGCGACAACCCATGCCAGGCAAAACAACAGGGATTTGTTGGAGTCTTCCAGCAAGCCGCCCGCCCGGTTTTTGATCCGCAGAAATAAAGAATCTTTCAGCGTTGATGGGTCGGTCTCCGTTTGCGGCGTGAACCAGAAGATCAGCGCGGCGAGCGTGAACAGAGACCAGGGAAGGTGGTAGCGAAACAGCACGCCAAAATAATAAAAGCTGAAGGGCAGGTCGTGCATGACCCGATCCCTGATTTCAGCGCCGAGAATATGGTCGCTGAATTCGTCGCCGTGAAGCAGAAACATCGTGGTAAACCAGGGTAGATTCATGGCGATGACCAGCGTCAGGCCCTGAAAGATGCGCAAGGGTTTCAGTAAAGAGGCGTCCCGTCGCAAAGCAAAAAAAGTCGCCAGCGTGGCGGCGGGAATCAGCAATGCGGGCGGCCCTTTCGTCATGAAGCCGAGGCCGATAAAAATATAGAAGCCGTAAATCCATCCCGCATGTATTTTTTCCGTATCGACGGCTCTGATGAAACAGTACAGAGAGGTCAGGATGAACAAGGCTACCGTCATGTCGGTGATGGCCCAACGCGAAATCTGGGCGTGCAGGTACAGACCGGGTAATATGGATGCGCTGATGAAGGCAGTGCGGCTGTCAAATAATCGCCTTGCCAGCAAAAATGTCACGAAGACACAGAGCGCGCCGGACAAGGCGGAAACCAGACGCGCCGAGGCGTGATCGGCGCCAAACAATTTATAACTTGCGGCGACCAGCCAGTAGTAAAGGATGGGTTTGGCGAAACGTTTTTTCTCGTGGTAAACCGGCGTGATATAATCGCCGCTTGCCGTCATGTTTTTCACCGACTCGACGTAAAAATTTTCGTCGGTATGGTAAGGAGGAACCGCGTCGATGCTATAACTGAAGGCGAATAACGAGATAAGCGCAAGAGTCGCCGCCAGCAAGAGTTCTGATGTTCTGGATGCGGGTGAGCTGTGTTGCATTGTCACGATGTGGAGATGAACAGGGCGCCTGCCGTTTCAGGAAAGAGTACCTGAACGCATTATACACGGATCAATTGCAAGCTATACTAAATCCTTATAAGCTCTGGCGGAGATATTTCAGATCTCCCCTTCCAGCCAAAAATAATGAATAAATTGTGGAATCAAAAACCAGCTTTCTTCTTTTTAACCGCGATCATTCTCTGGATGTTCCTTGGAAATATTGTCTGGGCCTTGCTGGATCGTATGCCGCCCCCCTGGGATGCGAGCGCTCACATGCACATTGCCTTCAAGTATTGGGAGGCCTTGCGTTCAGACTCGGCGAGCTGGTTTTACGACATTTTGAGCGTGGAGCCGTTTTACCCGCCGCTGTATCACCTGAGTCTGGTTCCGTTCATATGGGCGATGGATTTCAATACAGACGGAGCGGTCCTGCTAAATTCCCTGTGTTTGATGGCGACGATCCTTTCGGTATATGGCATTGGTAAAGAATTGTTCGATTGGCGGGCCGGACTTTGGTCGGCTCTCATCGTAGCGTGCTATCCCTTTCTTATGTTTGCCGCGCGATTGGCTTTGATCGAATCAATGCTGGTTGCGGCGGTCTCGGTTTCCTATTATTGCTTCATTCGATCTGAATATTTTGAAGATCGACGCTGGACCTTTGTGTTCAGTTTGTCGATTGCCCTAGGAATGATGGTTAAATGGACCTTCATGTTCTTTCTTTTTCCTGCAATGGTTTTCGGGTTATTTGGTGGTAAATCGTTCTCCTTCAAGCATTTGACCGCGCAGGCTTTGTTTTATCTTGGAATGTTAATAGGGGTCTTGGTTCTTCCTTTTCTTATTTATATATTGGAAACGGGTCGTTGGATAGCTCTGACAGTTGAATTGTTTTTGATCATTGCCCTGATTGCAGGGCTCTCTCGCGTCTCCATTTCGGTCGACAAAGCATTCAATTTGC
This window of the Candidatus Nitrohelix vancouverensis genome carries:
- a CDS encoding glycosyltransferase family 39 protein, which encodes MQRLAGPIRLAATAGDLYVMMALLNDRKFQLIFLVYSMILLFWGRQLDGGLTNFDDAFYAQKATEIFSSKSLWLVTYHGNPSFENPPLIFWMMALGYKMFGVSTYAAIFFPALLGLGTVLTTYAFARNLYGDWVAFFSAIVLIFPGMFLDGARRAMLDVPLAFFVTAALFAFWKARSNPKYFLLYGLFTAFGVWTKSVLGFFPLVIGFVYLLCGGGWRGLLNKGFWAGAVVGVSAGSIWYIVNWLEYGDYFYQSHFGRPHMTLFGASFGTGGDILFFLGYIRDFWKTHWPWFPLAVAGLYVFGRKAWKEKDEKALLLFLWPVVVFAIMSLSANQTLRYLFMIFPPLAIVTAKFIGDWATPVWRDRLVCIGMGSVMAGAIVINSTPAEIKVTLKPSSVEVRLLSRIINLNVDPGGMLYSYKLSKWNPRHAVVFYTDRYFEYPISDPEELFETIKKNPRSTWLTATFRWKELDAAYPGKFYLIQAEKTYAYFTSMENRKNVIYDFSAREVTAVR
- a CDS encoding glycosyltransferase family 39 protein; this encodes MQHSSPASRTSELLLAATLALISLFAFSYSIDAVPPYHTDENFYVESVKNMTASGDYITPVYHEKKRFAKPILYYWLVAASYKLFGADHASARLVSALSGALCVFVTFLLARRLFDSRTAFISASILPGLYLHAQISRWAITDMTVALFILTSLYCFIRAVDTEKIHAGWIYGFYIFIGLGFMTKGPPALLIPAATLATFFALRRDASLLKPLRIFQGLTLVIAMNLPWFTTMFLLHGDEFSDHILGAEIRDRVMHDLPFSFYYFGVLFRYHLPWSLFTLAALIFWFTPQTETDPSTLKDSLFLRIKNRAGGLLEDSNKSLLFCLAWVVAPTLIFTLFRIEHSRYLLPLSPALAMITGYFLCQLADSKQISNAYFKYPFVATLGIYMILAFAGGVALWTIQPLFEVPLSVIFMPLCLGLGSLVLWRMHRKGERFRLVLSLAFLQIIFLGLLNGAAHPFLDRYPMKHFSEIIRAQGNGDEKITAYQLGSHRARLGIMTGQMAINVEDVQEIVNVAASPQPGFVVLREEDWNTHFQSLPLKIIARDTGWKKGGKKGPLIKAIWQEGILSQKDNLLETYFLLGLK